The Bombus terrestris chromosome 9, iyBomTerr1.2, whole genome shotgun sequence genome contains a region encoding:
- the LOC100646509 gene encoding uncharacterized protein LOC100646509 isoform X4 produces MNSLASRTTLIWSAVDVLQNACRNAAARQALIHTFKFAPILARLLEANLTSEKRIRVLKLLQELTYGIKIYWQEAHLPYLVSVLTQWVTQSREENIIALSLGVLVNLCYKNLPAVYILIRTIDTKAFIRTLLKIQHYSVNTKVQCCKLLIILEHTNTNISEKSIWDFADVTFSSFITAMKQKDVLLLRHIIDFFDYVGQNEYSHAVLLTYPHYGRGVENILATLEDNADPECVALMMEFLSFLVKLKLSALVSLYPLCVKTAMTWVPVEQVCSRALTLIRVTVIDARRTKSSSEVLAELDASVLMLIINSENDEIQGKCELTLETETKLAELMQLFQEMVKTSTLRTKVMQSLNEQMIRKLLSPMLDSETCAADNWPGNFIQNPTTNLCIHALALTADLAADNSQWLTLYSELLRKKQIQMTMANALFTGDTDIKQKVLQLTSTMGFPQECVSAVALCMKQLEPLILVQSTHGMVTNIGSKMSVNASSEMVPLFSFVQEERLDAFLAKLERTYESNQINDITTSAVMELYEYKLAAMRHAERAMQSSLEAANNHGTSLQHRLAQVVAESSRLHQMLFDTQQCLEEVKSTLTVKLAEAEEQNKKIVAIKTQEIEGLEKIVTEKTANIDHLNIVLVQHKHELESTLNRIETLTKKIKELEIECVTADAKTMEMANKNHELSKLLLKRQDQLNKKDQVIESKIAEIQSNQKDISALKQETQQLSELVHTYEKSIAEKEEIIKKMKAELMDLSRMRDMIFELTAKKKEDLNTS; encoded by the exons ATGAATTCTTTAGCTTCCAGAACTACTTTGATTTGGAGTGCTGTGGATGTTTTACAAAATGCTTGTCGCAATGCTGCTGCAAGACAAGCTCTCATCCATACATTTAAATTTGCACCTATACTGGCAAGATTATTGGAa GCAAATTTAACAAGCGAAAAGAGAATACGAGTATTAAAACTACTACAAGAATTGAcatatggaataaaaatttattggcAAGAAGCTCATTTACCATATCTGGTGTCAGTATTAACACAATGGGTGACACAATCTAGGGAAGAAAACATTATTGCACTTTCCTTAGGTGTACTAGTAAATCTCTGTTACAAAAATCTTCCAGctgtatatatattaataagaaCGATTGATACAAAAGCATTCATAAGAACcttattaaaaatacaacattATAGTGTTAATACCAAAGTACAATGCTGTAAGCTTTTGATTATATTAGaacatacaaatacaaatatttcggAAAAATCTATTTGGGATTTTGCTGATGTCACATTCAGCAGTTTTATTACAGCAATGAAACAAAAGGATGTTCTGTTACTGAGACACATCATAGATTTCTTTGACTATGTTGGACAAAATGAATATTCCCATGCTGTGTTGTTAACATATCCACA TTATGGCAGAGGTGTGGAAAATATACTGGCTACATTAGAAGATAATGCAGATCCAGAATGTGTTGCTCTCATGATGGAATTTTTGTCATTtctagtaaaattaaaattatctgcTTTGGTGTCTTTATATCCTTTATGTGTAAAAACTGCAATGACTTGGGTTCCTGTAGAACAG GTGTGCTCCAGAGCATTAACTTTAATAAGAGTTACAGTAATTGATGCACGACGTACTAAATCGTCATCTGAAGTGTTAGCAGAATTAGATGCTTCAGTTTTAATGCTCATAATAAATTCAGAAAATGACGAAATTCAAGGAAAATGTGAATTAACATTAGAAACAGAAACGAAATTGGCAGAATTAATGCAATTATTTCAAGAAATGGTTAAAACATCTACACTCAGAACAAAAGTGATGCAATCCTTGAATGAACAAATGATACGAAAATTATTAAGTCCAATGTTAGATTCTGAAACATGTGCAGCTGATAATTGGCCAGGGAATTTTATTCAA AATCCCACTACAAATTTATGTATTCATGCATTAGCTTTGACTGCTGATTTAGCTGCTGATAATTCGCAATGGTTAACTTTATATTCTGAGTTACTtagaaagaaacaaattcaaatgACAATGGCAAATGCATTGTTCACTGGTGATACAGACATTAAACAAAAGGTTCTACAATTGACATCCACCATGGGATTTCCTCAAGAATG TGTTTCCGCGGTGGCGCTTTGTATGAAGCAACTGGAGCCTTTAATATTGGTACAAAGTACTCATGGTATGGTAACAAATATTGGAAGTAAAATGTCCGTAAATGCAAGTAGTGAAATGGTTCCACTGTTTTCTTTCGTGCAAGAAGAACGGCTTGATGCATTTTTAGCAAAATTGGAAAGAACTTATGAGTCAAATCAAATCAATGATATTACCACATCAGCAGTAATGGAATTGTATGAATACAAG TTAGCAGCTATGAGACATGCAGAACGGGCTATGCAATCTAGTTTAGAAGCAGCAAACAATCATGGAACCAGTTTGCAACATAGACTGGCACAAGTAGTAGCAGAATCAAGCCGTTTACATCAAATGTTGTTTGACACACAGCAATGCTTAGAGGAAGTGAAGTCTACATTGACTGTAAAGCTTGCTGAAGCAGAAGAACAGAATAAAAAAATAGTAGCTATTAAAACACAG GAAATCGAAGGTTTAGAAAAGATAGTAACGGAAAAGACTGCTAACATTGATCATTTAAATATAGTACTTGTGCAACATAAGCATGAATTAGAAAGTACTTTAAATAGAATTGAAACAttaactaaaaaaataaaagagttaGAAATTGAATGTGTGACTGCAGATGCAAAAACCATGGAAATGGCTAATAAGAATCACGAACTTAGTAAATTGCTTCTTAAAAGGCAGGATCAGTTAAATAAAAAGGATCAG gtAATAGAATCAAAAATTGCGGAAATTCAGTCTAATCAAAAAGATATATCTGCACTCAAACAAGAAACTCAACAATTATCAGAATTAGTACATACATATGAAAAGAGCATTGCTGAAAAAGAGGAAATAATTAAGAAGATGAAAGCAGAATTGATGGATTTAAGTCGGATGCGTGACATGATTTTCGAACTTACTGCCAAAAAAAAGGAAGACCTAAACACAagctaa